One window of Dehalobacterium formicoaceticum genomic DNA carries:
- the grdC gene encoding glycine/sarcosine/betaine reductase complex component C subunit beta, whose product MSFPVVKGAAYALIQANEMVIHHGSTQTSERRKNPESEHLQKLPEHLRSFQDAVSYPPNQVYIGNLTPDALKEIPRPWYEAPVSGASRDGKYGEIMPEDEFLGLMKIVDVFDLVVLEEKFQKIVKEKIAAHPVLGDIKDSDKLSKNSANVDEISKLVAEHMGQPLYFEGKLVGCVKKAHEFDEALSDHVMFENLVSKASAVFALKLLLSKSSLQAEEVEYIIECSEEACGDMNQRGGGNFAKAIGEYCGCVNATGSDTRSFCAGPAHGIVEAAALAQSGIYKNIVVVAGGSSVKLGMNSKDHVKKGMPALEDMLGTFAIHITENDGESPVIRTDGIGRHRIGSGASPQAVMTAIVADPLDKLGYKIPDVDRYSAEMQNPEITEPAGAGDVPLANYKMIGALAVKRGELGKADLLNAVNNFGMSGFAPTQGHIPSGVPFVGHARDMIQEGKIERAMVIGKGSLFLGRLTNLFDGVSFIMEKNSGISNEAGFNKEEVRSMIAEAMRDFAKAFRVE is encoded by the coding sequence ATGAGCTTTCCGGTTGTAAAAGGTGCCGCCTATGCTTTGATACAGGCTAATGAAATGGTTATTCATCATGGCTCCACACAAACCTCGGAACGGCGCAAAAACCCGGAATCAGAGCATCTGCAGAAACTGCCTGAGCATCTCAGGAGTTTTCAGGATGCCGTAAGCTATCCTCCTAATCAAGTATATATCGGCAATTTGACTCCTGATGCATTAAAAGAAATTCCCCGCCCCTGGTACGAAGCACCGGTTTCCGGTGCTTCCCGGGATGGGAAATACGGCGAAATTATGCCGGAAGATGAATTTCTTGGATTGATGAAAATTGTTGATGTGTTTGATTTGGTGGTATTAGAAGAAAAGTTCCAGAAAATTGTAAAAGAGAAAATTGCTGCCCATCCGGTTTTAGGAGATATTAAAGACTCAGACAAATTATCAAAGAATTCGGCAAATGTGGATGAAATCAGTAAATTAGTAGCAGAACATATGGGACAGCCTTTGTATTTTGAAGGCAAGCTTGTTGGCTGTGTGAAGAAGGCTCATGAGTTTGATGAAGCGTTATCAGATCATGTTATGTTTGAGAATCTTGTGAGCAAGGCTTCCGCGGTATTTGCCTTGAAACTATTGCTTTCTAAGTCATCTCTGCAAGCTGAAGAAGTGGAATATATTATTGAATGTTCTGAAGAAGCATGCGGTGATATGAACCAAAGAGGCGGAGGTAATTTTGCCAAAGCAATCGGGGAATACTGTGGTTGTGTCAATGCTACCGGTTCTGATACCAGAAGTTTCTGTGCCGGTCCTGCTCATGGAATCGTTGAAGCTGCAGCATTGGCTCAATCAGGTATTTATAAAAACATTGTAGTAGTGGCAGGAGGATCCTCGGTTAAGCTGGGCATGAATTCTAAAGATCACGTTAAGAAGGGAATGCCTGCACTGGAAGATATGCTGGGTACATTTGCCATTCATATTACGGAAAATGATGGAGAGAGCCCGGTGATTCGTACCGATGGTATCGGGCGTCACAGAATAGGGTCCGGTGCTTCACCTCAGGCTGTAATGACGGCTATTGTTGCAGATCCATTAGATAAGCTGGGCTACAAGATACCCGACGTTGATCGTTATTCGGCAGAAATGCAAAACCCGGAAATTACTGAACCAGCTGGAGCAGGTGATGTTCCTTTAGCAAATTATAAAATGATTGGTGCCTTGGCTGTGAAACGAGGCGAATTGGGAAAAGCGGATCTGCTGAATGCAGTTAATAATTTTGGTATGTCCGGTTTTGCTCCTACCCAGGGACATATTCCTTCCGGAGTTCCTTTCGTAGGACATGCTCGTGATATGATTCAGGAAGGAAAAATAGAAAGAGCCATGGTTATTGGGAAAGGAAGTCTCTTCCTGGGCAGATTGACCAACCTATTTGACGGTGTTTCCTTTATCATGGAAAAGAACAGCGGTATATCAAATGAAGCCGGTTTTAACAAGGAAGAAGTAAGGTCAATGATTGCAGAGGCAATGCGGGATTTTGCCAAAGCTTTCCGAGTTGAATAA
- the trxB gene encoding thioredoxin-disulfide reductase yields MSKVYDLIIIGAGPAGLAAGIYAGRSKLDTLIIEKEKAGGQIVITSEIENYPGGIEGETGPSLIGRMVQQADHFNAAKAYDTVIDLELKGEIKKVIGKNEEYLAKTVILATGAFPRPIGCPGEKELIGKGVSYCATCDASFFEDMEVYVVGGGDSAVEEALYLTKFARKVTIVHRRNELRAAKTIQDKAFANPKIEFLWDSVITELKGDGILESMVVKNVKTGEESEIIAPEEDGTFGVFVFVGFVPQTGLFVDKVQMENGYILTDDDMKTDIPGVFAAGDLRKKSLRQVITAAADGAIAATQAERYLED; encoded by the coding sequence ATGAGCAAGGTATATGATTTGATTATTATCGGGGCAGGTCCGGCGGGATTAGCGGCAGGTATTTATGCCGGAAGGTCCAAGTTAGACACTTTAATTATAGAAAAGGAAAAGGCCGGGGGACAAATTGTCATCACCTCGGAAATTGAAAACTATCCCGGAGGTATTGAGGGGGAAACCGGACCATCCCTAATTGGACGGATGGTGCAGCAGGCAGATCATTTCAATGCAGCCAAGGCATATGATACCGTTATCGATTTAGAACTTAAGGGTGAGATTAAAAAAGTTATCGGTAAGAATGAGGAATATCTTGCGAAGACTGTGATTCTGGCTACAGGAGCTTTCCCGCGCCCCATCGGTTGTCCCGGTGAAAAGGAGCTAATCGGCAAAGGCGTATCATACTGTGCCACCTGTGATGCTTCCTTTTTTGAGGATATGGAAGTATATGTTGTCGGCGGGGGAGATTCCGCAGTGGAAGAGGCTTTGTATCTGACAAAGTTTGCCAGAAAGGTTACAATTGTGCACCGCAGAAATGAGCTGCGCGCTGCGAAAACCATACAAGATAAGGCTTTTGCCAATCCTAAAATCGAATTCTTATGGGATTCTGTGATCACAGAACTAAAGGGTGACGGCATTCTGGAAAGCATGGTAGTTAAGAATGTTAAAACCGGAGAAGAGTCTGAAATTATTGCTCCTGAAGAAGACGGCACTTTTGGTGTCTTTGTGTTTGTTGGTTTCGTACCTCAAACCGGCTTGTTTGTAGACAAGGTTCAGATGGAGAACGGTTATATCTTGACGGATGATGATATGAAGACAGATATTCCGGGAGTGTTTGCTGCCGGTGACCTGCGGAAAAAATCCTTGCGTCAGGTGATCACGGCTGCTGCTGACGGTGCTATTGCAGCAACCCAGGCAGAAAGATATCTGGAAGATTAA
- a CDS encoding ABC transporter substrate-binding protein, with product MKKNMFLLAILILMLSLSLGCTVSMPETKTGTTIIDSVGREVVIKETPKKIVSISPAITEILFALGLDQEIIAVSNYCDYPEAALAKDKVGGFKDPNVELILSKDPDLVFASAGVQEELITKMEELNLPVVVLESATIQQVLDNIELAGEITDKNEKAKEIVDDMTQRMDEIITKVKDQPKPKVFFEVWDDPLMSAGSTSFIHNLIETAGGTNVAGETDEEFYTYSMEKLLETDPDIYIINAHSHTPEDIKTRNGYEVLSAVKNDQVFTVDDSLISRAGPRVIQGLEEMAQIIHPEVFKNN from the coding sequence ATGAAAAAAAACATGTTTCTATTGGCAATTCTCATACTGATGCTCAGTCTCTCTCTGGGCTGCACCGTTAGTATGCCGGAAACTAAGACCGGGACTACCATTATCGATAGTGTCGGACGGGAGGTTGTCATTAAAGAAACCCCGAAAAAAATCGTTTCCATTTCCCCGGCAATCACAGAAATTCTCTTTGCTTTGGGCCTGGATCAGGAAATTATTGCGGTTTCTAATTATTGTGATTACCCGGAAGCCGCTTTGGCAAAGGATAAGGTTGGGGGATTTAAGGATCCCAACGTAGAGCTTATTCTGTCTAAGGATCCTGATCTCGTTTTTGCTTCGGCAGGCGTGCAGGAAGAATTGATTACCAAGATGGAAGAATTAAATCTTCCTGTCGTTGTTTTAGAATCGGCAACCATTCAGCAGGTGCTGGACAATATTGAATTGGCCGGTGAAATCACTGATAAAAATGAAAAAGCCAAGGAAATTGTCGACGATATGACACAAAGAATGGATGAAATTATTACTAAAGTAAAAGATCAGCCGAAACCCAAGGTTTTCTTTGAAGTTTGGGATGATCCCTTAATGTCGGCCGGATCTACCAGCTTTATTCATAATCTTATTGAAACGGCAGGGGGTACGAATGTGGCAGGTGAAACGGATGAAGAATTTTATACTTACAGCATGGAAAAATTACTGGAAACAGATCCGGATATTTATATAATCAATGCACACAGCCATACGCCGGAGGATATTAAAACGAGAAACGGATATGAGGTATTAAGTGCGGTTAAAAATGATCAGGTTTTTACGGTTGATGACAGTCTGATTAGCCGGGCCGGTCCCCGGGTAATTCAAGGATTGGAAGAAATGGCTCAGATTATCCATCCGGAGGTTTTTAAGAATAATTAA
- the trxA gene encoding thioredoxin TrxA, whose translation MIEVTKDNFEAEVLQAEGLVVVDYWNEKCEPCKALMPHVHALAEQYQDKAKFCSLDTTSNKRLSISQKVLGLPTIAFYRNGEKIDELVKEITIGDVEAKLNELL comes from the coding sequence ATGATTGAAGTAACAAAAGATAACTTTGAAGCTGAGGTTTTACAAGCGGAAGGTTTAGTGGTAGTTGATTATTGGAATGAAAAATGCGAACCATGCAAGGCCCTGATGCCCCATGTTCATGCCTTGGCAGAACAGTACCAGGATAAGGCAAAATTCTGCAGTCTGGATACAACCAGTAATAAAAGACTTTCCATTAGTCAAAAGGTTTTAGGATTACCCACCATTGCTTTCTATCGAAATGGGGAGAAAATTGACGAATTGGTCAAAGAAATTACCATTGGAGATGTTGAAGCAAAATTGAATGAATTATTATAG
- the grdA gene encoding glycine/sarcosine/betaine reductase complex selenoprotein A → MLQGKKIAIVGDRDGIPGPAIEECVKSAGAEVVFSTTECFVUTAAGAMDLENQARIKDLAEKYGNEDLILVLGGAEAEASGLAAETVATGDPTFAGPLSGVSLGLKSYHIFELKDEVDAAVYDEQISMMEMVLDVDEIVKEVKNYRG, encoded by the coding sequence ATGCTGCAAGGCAAAAAAATTGCCATTGTTGGTGACCGTGACGGGATTCCCGGACCGGCCATTGAAGAATGCGTCAAATCCGCCGGTGCAGAAGTAGTATTCTCGACAACAGAATGCTTTGTCTGAACGGCGGCTGGAGCAATGGATCTTGAAAACCAAGCCAGGATCAAAGATTTAGCGGAAAAATACGGAAATGAGGATTTAATCCTTGTTTTAGGCGGAGCGGAAGCAGAAGCTTCCGGTCTCGCAGCTGAAACCGTAGCTACCGGTGATCCTACTTTTGCGGGTCCATTATCCGGAGTCTCGTTGGGACTTAAATCATATCATATTTTTGAACTCAAGGATGAAGTGGATGCAGCTGTTTATGATGAACAAATCAGTATGATGGAAATGGTTCTCGATGTTGATGAAATTGTAAAGGAAGTTAAGAATTATCGAGGTTAA
- a CDS encoding glycine/sarcosine/betaine reductase component B subunit, translated as MKLEIGRIIIKDIQLGTENSVKEGVLTVNSEGLIAKLKEDDRIKDVKLDVAKPGDKVRIIPVKDVIEPRVKIEGGNNGFPGVTSKQAQCGEGKTNVLFGAAVVTIGDVVGFQEGVIDMWGEGAKWTPFSKTLNLTVDISVVDGLAPHVHEETVRLAGLKAGEYVGLAGKDLTPDEVITYEMGNIFEETAKYPKLPKVLYAEMMITQGLLHDTYIYGVNAQTILPTVLHPFEELDNAVVSGNCVAACDKITTYQHQNNSVIEDLYAQHGKEINFLGCIMVPEHTTLAGKLRVSTYVLKLAKMFGADAVMVSEEGYGNPDSDLLMICKKCEDAGIITQLITDECAGRDGMDQPLADTAKEAVAVVSGGNVSHVVTLPPAEKVIGNAASIAVLAGGWEGALLEDGTLMCELNAVIGATSEIGFHNVTCRLY; from the coding sequence TTGAAACTGGAAATTGGAAGAATTATCATCAAAGATATTCAATTAGGTACAGAAAACTCTGTTAAAGAGGGAGTTTTAACCGTTAACAGTGAAGGTTTAATCGCGAAACTAAAAGAAGACGATCGAATTAAAGATGTCAAGTTAGATGTTGCCAAGCCCGGTGATAAGGTTAGAATTATTCCTGTAAAAGACGTCATTGAACCGCGCGTAAAAATTGAGGGTGGAAACAATGGCTTTCCCGGAGTTACCTCAAAACAAGCTCAATGCGGTGAAGGCAAGACTAATGTTCTTTTTGGCGCTGCTGTTGTCACAATAGGAGATGTTGTTGGTTTTCAGGAAGGTGTTATTGACATGTGGGGCGAAGGTGCCAAGTGGACTCCTTTCTCCAAAACCCTTAATTTAACCGTGGATATTTCCGTTGTCGATGGTTTGGCGCCGCATGTTCACGAAGAAACTGTACGTTTAGCAGGTTTAAAGGCTGGAGAATATGTTGGCCTCGCCGGAAAAGATCTTACTCCGGACGAAGTTATTACGTATGAGATGGGCAATATTTTTGAAGAAACTGCAAAATATCCCAAACTGCCCAAGGTGCTCTATGCTGAAATGATGATTACTCAGGGACTTCTTCATGACACCTATATCTATGGTGTTAATGCTCAGACGATTTTGCCCACGGTTCTCCATCCTTTTGAAGAACTAGATAATGCTGTGGTGAGCGGTAACTGTGTTGCTGCCTGCGACAAGATTACCACCTATCAGCATCAAAACAACAGTGTCATTGAAGATCTTTATGCTCAACACGGTAAAGAAATTAACTTCCTGGGCTGCATTATGGTGCCTGAGCACACGACCTTAGCCGGGAAACTTCGTGTTTCTACCTATGTTCTTAAGCTTGCCAAAATGTTTGGAGCAGATGCCGTTATGGTTTCAGAGGAAGGTTATGGAAACCCGGATTCCGACTTATTGATGATTTGTAAGAAATGTGAAGATGCCGGCATTATTACTCAGTTAATTACTGACGAATGTGCGGGTAGAGATGGCATGGATCAACCTTTGGCTGATACTGCCAAAGAAGCGGTTGCTGTTGTTTCCGGTGGAAACGTGAGTCATGTAGTTACCTTGCCACCGGCAGAAAAAGTAATTGGCAATGCCGCCTCTATTGCAGTTTTAGCAGGTGGTTGGGAAGGTGCCTTATTGGAAGACGGTACACTGATGTGCGAATTAAATGCGGTCATCGGAGCAACTTCTGAAATTGGTTTCCATAATGTTACCTGTCGCTTATATTAA
- a CDS encoding sigma-54-dependent transcriptional regulator has product MKINNRPFRVLVVDDEPDYREVLELMLKEAGCQIETAASAFEALDKLRKRSFDLVLTDLMMAGMDGIELLEKIRHEHGALKVIIITGYGTIENAVAAMKKGAYSYFIKGNDPDELIKEINNIKGGDMEVQEHSDKTAAPNDFPSFVLSTNNDQFRKVMDIAKRAAQSNVNILILGESGVGKEIFAQYIHQCSSRSAESFVPVHCQAFAEGLLESELFGHEKGAFTGAIERRKGRFEAAIGGTLFLDEVGDIPLSTQVKLLRAIENRRIERLGSNESIPVDFRLISATHKDLTQEIFDGNFREDFFYRLSTITIDIPPLRSRKEDLPILIDFFMKKSQKEHNIIVTNIEPAVRRFLLYYDYPGNIRELKNIIERLVVLSRDGVIYYGDLPEIKSDPRDEGQGNIIHLREMRRKVEANYIEKVLGTCNHNISEAARVLGISRRQLFNKITDYGIK; this is encoded by the coding sequence ATGAAAATAAATAATCGACCTTTTAGAGTGCTTGTAGTTGATGACGAGCCAGACTATAGAGAAGTGCTAGAACTCATGTTAAAGGAAGCAGGCTGTCAGATTGAAACTGCAGCAAGTGCTTTTGAAGCTTTGGATAAATTAAGAAAAAGGTCATTTGATTTAGTCTTAACAGATTTAATGATGGCGGGGATGGATGGCATAGAGCTGCTAGAGAAGATAAGGCATGAGCATGGTGCGCTGAAGGTGATTATTATCACAGGATACGGAACTATTGAAAATGCCGTTGCAGCCATGAAAAAAGGCGCCTATTCCTATTTTATTAAAGGTAATGATCCGGATGAATTAATTAAGGAAATAAATAACATTAAAGGTGGGGATATGGAGGTGCAGGAACATTCTGACAAAACTGCCGCTCCAAATGATTTCCCCTCCTTTGTACTATCAACCAATAATGATCAGTTCAGAAAGGTAATGGATATTGCGAAGAGAGCGGCACAAAGCAATGTCAATATTTTAATATTAGGAGAATCCGGAGTGGGTAAAGAAATTTTTGCCCAATATATCCACCAGTGCAGCAGCCGATCGGCAGAGTCTTTTGTTCCTGTCCATTGTCAGGCCTTTGCCGAGGGACTTTTGGAGTCAGAACTATTTGGACACGAAAAAGGAGCCTTTACAGGGGCTATCGAAAGAAGAAAAGGTAGATTTGAGGCTGCTATTGGGGGGACATTATTTTTAGATGAAGTGGGGGATATTCCTCTATCAACCCAAGTAAAACTCTTGCGGGCAATTGAAAACAGAAGAATAGAAAGATTAGGAAGCAATGAGTCAATACCTGTTGATTTTCGTTTAATATCTGCAACACACAAAGATCTGACGCAAGAAATTTTTGACGGCAATTTCCGAGAGGATTTCTTTTATCGGCTTAGTACCATTACAATTGATATTCCCCCTCTTAGAAGCAGGAAAGAGGATTTGCCCATTTTAATTGATTTTTTCATGAAAAAATCCCAGAAAGAGCATAATATTATCGTAACTAATATTGAACCGGCCGTTAGAAGGTTTTTGTTATATTATGATTATCCAGGTAATATTAGGGAGTTGAAAAATATTATCGAGAGATTGGTTGTTTTATCCCGGGATGGTGTGATTTATTACGGAGATTTGCCTGAAATTAAGTCAGATCCAAGGGACGAAGGTCAGGGGAATATTATCCACCTTAGGGAAATGAGAAGAAAGGTAGAAGCAAATTATATCGAAAAAGTTTTAGGAACATGCAATCATAACATTTCAGAAGCAGCACGCGTTCTTGGTATTAGCAGAAGACAATTATTTAATAAAATCACTGATTATGGCATTAAATGA
- a CDS encoding GrdX family protein, with product MKSIIITNNPVVREKFENIFFVDGSVEDTFIKVRDMVHDGYELISHPLAASIRLMYSPYRSVIIGKRLEKVDPLSAQIIEDSIIKYKLHTDHRKKDMTHHDDYQNIDLILLESALSEQQAFW from the coding sequence TTGAAAAGCATAATCATCACCAATAACCCAGTTGTGCGGGAAAAATTCGAAAACATATTTTTTGTTGATGGTTCGGTAGAGGACACTTTCATTAAAGTAAGGGATATGGTTCATGATGGTTATGAGCTAATCAGTCATCCCTTGGCAGCAAGTATTCGCTTGATGTATTCTCCATATCGTTCCGTTATTATCGGAAAACGTTTAGAGAAAGTTGATCCTTTATCTGCGCAAATCATTGAAGACAGTATCATTAAGTACAAGCTGCACACAGACCATAGAAAGAAAGATATGACTCATCATGACGATTATCAAAATATTGATTTAATTCTTTTGGAATCGGCTTTGTCCGAACAACAAGCATTTTGGTGA
- a CDS encoding glycine/betaine/sarcosine/D-proline family reductase selenoprotein B: MSDKYKVLYYVNQFFGQVGGEDKAGMAPEYRAEKVGPAVGFEGALNGQGEVVGTLICGDNYFNENQEDAMSFILNKVKEIAPDVFVAGPAFNAGRYGVACAEICKAVAAEMKIPVVTGMYIENPGVDVCKDVAYIIATTDTAGGMRKALPLMAAITDKLAKGLEVGSPEEEGYIPRGMRKTLFVEKRGSLRAVEMLLARLKGQPFETEMPMPVFDVVDPAPAIKDLSKATIALCTTGGIVPEGNPDHIQSASAQKWGKYDVAGKDALVAPDFYTTHGGFDPVYANEDPDRVVPLDILREFEKEGYIGKVYEFFYTTTGTGTAVSKGREFGTEIGAELKAAGVDGVILTSTUGTCTRCGATMVKEIERYGIPIVHMATITTISESVGANRIVPTIAIPYPVGNPNLNAEDEHTLRRSLVKKAVDALGAEITGATIFE, from the coding sequence ATGTCTGATAAATATAAAGTATTATACTATGTCAATCAATTTTTCGGTCAGGTCGGCGGAGAAGACAAAGCCGGAATGGCGCCGGAATATCGGGCTGAAAAGGTGGGTCCGGCTGTGGGATTTGAAGGAGCACTTAACGGCCAGGGCGAAGTAGTGGGAACTCTGATCTGTGGTGATAACTACTTTAACGAAAATCAAGAAGATGCGATGTCCTTTATTTTGAATAAAGTCAAGGAAATTGCCCCTGATGTTTTTGTCGCCGGTCCTGCTTTTAATGCCGGACGATATGGTGTTGCCTGCGCAGAAATCTGCAAGGCTGTCGCTGCAGAAATGAAAATTCCTGTGGTAACCGGTATGTATATTGAAAACCCAGGCGTAGATGTCTGCAAGGATGTAGCTTATATCATCGCGACCACTGATACTGCCGGTGGTATGAGAAAAGCACTTCCCTTAATGGCAGCCATTACTGATAAATTGGCCAAAGGTTTGGAAGTAGGATCTCCCGAGGAGGAAGGATACATTCCCCGTGGCATGAGAAAAACCCTTTTTGTCGAAAAAAGAGGTTCCTTACGTGCAGTGGAAATGTTGCTTGCGCGATTAAAAGGTCAGCCTTTTGAAACAGAAATGCCCATGCCTGTTTTTGATGTGGTAGATCCGGCTCCTGCTATCAAAGATTTAAGTAAAGCAACAATTGCTTTATGTACTACCGGAGGTATTGTCCCGGAAGGTAACCCGGACCATATTCAATCCGCTAGTGCCCAAAAATGGGGTAAATATGATGTCGCAGGAAAGGATGCACTTGTTGCTCCTGACTTTTACACCACTCATGGCGGCTTTGACCCGGTTTATGCCAATGAAGATCCCGACCGTGTAGTTCCTTTGGATATTCTAAGAGAATTCGAAAAGGAAGGATACATTGGCAAGGTTTATGAATTCTTCTATACCACTACCGGTACCGGTACAGCTGTAAGCAAGGGTAGAGAATTTGGAACCGAAATTGGTGCTGAATTAAAAGCGGCCGGTGTAGATGGGGTTATACTCACATCCACCTGAGGTACCTGTACTCGTTGCGGAGCAACGATGGTAAAAGAAATCGAAAGATACGGTATTCCGATTGTCCACATGGCAACAATCACGACGATTTCCGAATCAGTAGGGGCCAATAGAATCGTACCCACAATCGCTATTCCCTACCCGGTGGGAAATCCCAATCTCAATGCCGAGGATGAGCATACACTAAGAAGAAGTTTGGTTAAAAAAGCAGTGGATGCTTTGGGCGCCGAAATTACCGGAGCTACAATCTTTGAATAA
- a CDS encoding DUF5714 domain-containing protein yields MDMKEYDKYYQMVTDVCTSYFIETNDGDLISLLMQLMDIDGLPMHCPVHHYIVPAALLTVCRYKQGRDITILERDLEEALSRAHNVLGGFCGYYGACGAAVGLGIFLSIMTNSSPLSRKPWGYLNRATGQALLDMAELGGPRCCKRTSFTAIKSVLPQINEVLRLDIQIKEPIVCHYHENNNECQKQRCPYWPTDREKYECKITDDL; encoded by the coding sequence ATGGATATGAAGGAATATGATAAATATTACCAGATGGTAACAGATGTCTGCACATCTTATTTCATTGAAACTAATGATGGGGATTTGATTTCTTTGTTAATGCAATTGATGGATATCGATGGATTACCCATGCATTGTCCAGTGCATCATTATATCGTGCCGGCAGCATTACTGACTGTCTGCCGCTATAAGCAGGGTCGTGACATTACTATTCTGGAACGTGATCTGGAGGAAGCCTTAAGCCGCGCCCATAATGTTTTAGGAGGCTTTTGCGGCTATTACGGCGCTTGTGGAGCAGCGGTCGGATTAGGAATTTTTTTGAGCATTATGACAAACAGCTCTCCCCTCTCCAGAAAACCTTGGGGGTATCTTAACCGCGCAACGGGGCAGGCTTTGCTTGATATGGCAGAATTGGGCGGACCCCGCTGCTGCAAAAGGACCTCGTTTACTGCCATAAAAAGCGTGCTTCCCCAAATAAATGAAGTACTTAGGCTTGATATTCAGATTAAGGAACCAATCGTTTGTCATTACCATGAAAACAATAATGAGTGCCAAAAGCAACGATGTCCCTATTGGCCGACTGACAGAGAGAAATACGAATGCAAAATAACTGATGATTTATAA
- the grdD gene encoding glycine/sarcosine/betaine reductase complex component C subunit alpha, which yields MGVNQIRETIADVFEDIAHGLETGSFGKKIRVGLTVLGSEHGPQELVCGAELAQSQNPDLQVVVIGSGVETQLETVEAADEKEAHAKMDQLLLNGSLDAAVTMHYSFPIGVSTIGKVLTPAKGKEMLLATTTGTSATERVSAMLRNAIYGIAAAKACGKSNPTVGILNIDGARQVERSLKKLQEGGYPIQFVESARADGGVMMRGNDLLMGVPDIMVLDSLTGNVLMKVFSAYSTGGSYESLGSGYGPGVGEAYDRIICIISRASGAPVISGAIRFAADCAKGKLLDKIKDEFAMAKKAGWDNLIKTLECAVTTKPVESSEVAAPPKKPVTEAIPGIDVMQLEDAVLVLWKAGIYAESGMGCTGPIVMIAPEDQEKSVELLKANEYL from the coding sequence TTGGGTGTAAACCAGATCAGAGAAACAATTGCTGATGTATTTGAAGATATAGCCCATGGCTTGGAAACAGGATCCTTTGGAAAGAAAATCAGAGTGGGACTGACCGTTTTGGGCAGTGAGCATGGGCCGCAAGAATTAGTTTGCGGTGCGGAATTGGCTCAAAGTCAAAATCCTGATCTCCAGGTTGTGGTGATTGGCAGCGGTGTAGAAACTCAATTGGAAACAGTAGAGGCGGCAGATGAAAAAGAGGCTCATGCCAAAATGGATCAATTACTTTTAAATGGATCTCTGGATGCAGCTGTGACCATGCACTACAGCTTTCCCATCGGTGTTTCCACCATTGGTAAAGTTTTAACTCCTGCTAAAGGAAAAGAAATGTTATTAGCCACTACCACCGGCACCTCAGCCACGGAGCGAGTATCTGCCATGTTGAGAAATGCTATTTATGGTATTGCTGCCGCAAAAGCATGCGGGAAGAGTAATCCAACGGTGGGTATTTTGAATATTGACGGGGCTAGACAGGTTGAAAGATCCTTAAAGAAACTCCAGGAAGGGGGATACCCCATCCAATTCGTCGAATCGGCACGAGCAGACGGCGGCGTGATGATGCGAGGCAATGATCTTCTCATGGGTGTTCCAGACATCATGGTTCTAGACAGCTTAACGGGCAATGTATTAATGAAGGTTTTTTCCGCTTATAGTACCGGGGGAAGCTATGAATCTTTAGGCTCCGGATACGGACCTGGCGTGGGAGAAGCTTATGACAGAATTATCTGCATTATCTCCCGTGCATCGGGCGCTCCGGTCATTTCCGGTGCGATTCGATTTGCGGCAGACTGTGCCAAGGGTAAATTGCTGGACAAAATAAAGGACGAATTTGCCATGGCCAAAAAAGCCGGCTGGGATAATCTGATTAAAACTTTAGAATGTGCAGTAACGACAAAACCGGTTGAGAGCAGTGAAGTGGCAGCTCCACCGAAAAAACCTGTTACGGAAGCCATTCCCGGCATTGATGTCATGCAATTAGAGGATGCGGTATTAGTTTTATGGAAAGCCGGCATCTATGCGGAAAGCGGAATGGGTTGTACCGGACCGATTGTGATGATTGCTCCGGAAGATCAGGAAAAATCCGTCGAATTACTTAAGGCAAATGAGTACCTGTAA